The segment ACAGTGTTTCTTTTTACTTGCTGAAAGCCACTTACAGAGATTCAGCTAATCACAGTCTCCCCAAATCAATCATCTAGGCAAGGTCTAAATTCTTTTTTAAGCAGAGACAAGTATAGGAGTAACTGATATTTGTAAAACATTTGAGTGAATCATACAATGTCTAATGTAGCAAAACCTAAAAGTGACTGTTTCATGTGCATGTAAAGCTTGAATCTTATGGACTTGATTCGGAACACAGCTCATCAGCTGTTATGCAGACGGATTCTCCTGTAGAACAAGGTAGTTCAGCCATTGCTCACAGCCTCATCGCCAGGGGCAAGTTGTTTCCTgctccacagtagtgtaaccacCACCGCCACCACTCACACCACCATCAGCACTGACCagtatcaccaccaccaccaccaccaccacaaggcttatatttacatatttattttactttataaaatatattaatatgcaTGATCTCATTCACTCTTACGGACTTTGTAAGATTAGCAGAACAGGCATCATTACCCTCATTTTATGGGTGTGGAAACAGGTCCAGCGAGGTGAAGCAGTGTGTTCAAGGACACCAAAATAGTCAATAATCAAACCCAGACTAGAGTTCGGTTCTTCTGACTCCAAAACAAATGCTTTTATTAAATGAGCCCCACTCTctctatgaaaatgaaaaacttcgGATATTAACAACTTTGCTTCTGTATTCGAGTCAGAACCTGTAGAGTGAACGGCCCACTGGGACCTATCACCCAACTCCCACGTGTTCCAGGTGACCCACAAGCCACTCAGAGTTCATGGGGCTCCTAGAAGATGAATTTTAATCCAGGGCATTTGACTCCAAATCCAGGTTTCTTTCCATGACAAGAGGCCCCTTCACGTACACCCCCAGGAGTCTCCTGATTCCCTCACACTGGCTGCTCCATGCCCTTGCCTGCAGCGCAAGCTTTTCCAGTGAAGGGTGAGTATGGCTGGGAGCTGTGGCCCCTACTCTCTTGTTTCAAAGTGCCACAGAGCCTGAGAAGGAAACAGGCCGCTGGTTTTTTGTCACATGCCCATGGGCCGGAGTATGTGACCAGAAGTTCTCAAGGTTCCACCCAAAGCCTCTCCCCCACCCCGGCACAAAGATTGGGCCTTTTCTAGGGAAGCCTGCTTGCCTTGCCATTCAAGGGATCCCTTGGATTTCGGCTTGGTGCCCGCTGTTTCCATGCTGGGTCCCCCAGCTGGCCTGGCTGGGCTGCAGGATGGTTCTGTTGCTAATGGTCAGTGCAGAGCCTTTGGCTGCCTTGCTCTGGAGCCCTTTCTTTTTGAGTTCGGAGGTGAAATTTAGGTAATAAATATCTTCCAAGGACTTACCGTTCTTTCTAAGGATGTTGCTGGCCAACCGGAAGAGGAAAATCACTCCATAGAAGCCAATGATGGTGACAATGTACCAGGCGGCGCTGGTCCCATCTGGGAACTTCAGGGCCCTGGCGGCACTGGTGCTGTTCCTCCCCTCCATGTGATCCCTCAGCAGGTGCCCAGGGCAGTGCTGGCCTGGGTCTGGGTGGGGGCTCCCTGAGTCCACATGAGTACTGGGAAACAGAGAGGTCCCGATGAGACCCAGCTCCTGGGCTGAGGGCTCCCTGGCAAAGCCAAATAACAGGATGGCCCGCACAGCAGTGGGAAACGGGGGCCTCTTGAAGAGGCCTTCTCTATGGAATGGGCAGGAACCTAGCAACATATATACCAATGTATTTGTAAAAAAGTCAAGAGTTCAAAACACCAAGCTGCTGAATAAGAGATGCAACATCACACAGAAGTCAATTGTCTTAATCTACACAATTAACCTAACTGCAATAACACTATCATGATTTCTTTGTGAAACAGACAAACTATGCCTATTGAAAAATCAACTGTCATGACTAATtaggaaaaatatgaaaacaaaaaagaatgatgaGTGGAAATCAGCCTAGCCAAAAATTTAAAACTAGCTAGCCAGAAACACAACTTACATTTttgggaatgaatgaatgctttatTTGCCCACAGCCCAGCTGTGGCTTACTGGGCTTTGCACAGGACATGAGGGTCTCTTCAGAACAGGTACAACTCTCCCTAAATCTCCCCTAAAATGACAATAGTCAAAACAGCATGATATCATACTGATACATAGAAggcagaccaatgaaacagaagaaaaccACTATCAACAGGCTAGGAATTATAATTTGGTACATAATACAGAGGCATTTCTGATTAGTAGGGAATTATTCAATAAGTAGCACTGGAGTAACATAACATTGAATCCACACATCTTTGACCTTGTGTCCAAAAACAGTTCAGATAAATCAaagatttttaacattaaaaaagaaagaatttaaatactggaaaaaatatggcaaattttttcctttatcatctCAGAGTGGGATATCCCCTTTTAAGTGTAACACAACAattcagagggagaaaaagaagaaagaaaacaaaatgttttcccTTTTCAACTACACAGAAAATATTAAAGTGATTGTGTaccaaagacaaatgccaaactGGAGGGATATTGCAATTTTATCACTGAATTTCTTAATAGTCTTCAATTCTGTAAGAAAAATCTAAcacctcaaaagaaaaatatgcaaagaataagGACAATAAGGTCATAGACAAATAAATGAACCTTGAACTTAAAAAAAGCCTCTCAAGGTCACTCATAATTAGAAAAGTGCAGATTAAAACTCTAAGATCACATTCTGGAACCCTCACCaagtggaatattacacagccataaaagTGCTCATAATGAAAAAGCCATAATAAAGAGGTTTCTGGGTACTaaatatgaataaatggaaaagtaAGCTAACCATGATATGGTATGCAAGCAAAAAAAATATGTAGATAAAGGGAGGAGATCTGTTATTTGCCTAAAGGTCATATATGTGTAAAGTACCTCtgggagaagacacaagaaattagTACCTGTGGTTGCCCATGGGGAGGAAAATTAGGGAAAGGAGATACATGTTTCACTGATGACCTTTTGTACCTTATGTATCATATgtgcatttattttcaaaaagatattaatttaaaaatgaaagagtacAAGTGGGCACTGTTCTAGCCTCCTTAGTGAAGCGCCCCCAGGTAAAGACGCTCTGAACCCTTCCAAGACCAGGAGATTAAGATCTTACTTGTTGTTTAGTTCAAGACTGTTTTCTCTCCTGGGGGATCCAGGGCCAATGAAGCGATGAGTGCCAGGGAAGTGAAACTGGGGGACATTTTCCAGCTGAGCTTTTCTGGTTCAAACCTTCCTCTCTTGCTCTATATGAACACAGATGTGTTCAGACATGTCATAGGATAAATCCTATGGCCTGGAGTGTAGACCAAAGGTGCTTCATAAGtgcttttattttgatatctgctgctaattcattttgctaatgcaAAATTCATAAAGGCTGGTATATTTTATTACAGTTAGTTGGCAGTATGGGTGAATCATCTTTCAGATGAAGGGAGAAAACATTAAAGAATAG is part of the Manis pentadactyla isolate mManPen7 chromosome 1, mManPen7.hap1, whole genome shotgun sequence genome and harbors:
- the SMIM34 gene encoding LOW QUALITY PROTEIN: small integral membrane protein 34 (The sequence of the model RefSeq protein was modified relative to this genomic sequence to represent the inferred CDS: inserted 1 base in 1 codon) — encoded protein: MWTQGAPTQTQASTALGXLLRDHMEGRNSTSAARALKFPDGTSAAWYIVTIIGFYGVIFLFRLASNILRKNGKSLEDIYYLNFTSELKKKGLQSKAAKGSALTISNRTILQPSQASWGTQHGNSGHQAEIQGIP